The Ignavibacteriales bacterium genome has a window encoding:
- a CDS encoding cupin domain-containing protein → MNSKAIEKIGKLNLLPHPEGGYYRETYRSSELVLEDSLPKRYKGNRNLSTSIYFLLEGEQYSKFHRLKSDEIWHFYSGSSLTIHSIDQNGNYKKVRISSSLEDGDFPQVVIPSGVWFSAELNEKDSFALIGCTVSPGFDFDDFELGRKDDLLIQFPKYKSLIEKLT, encoded by the coding sequence ATGAATTCTAAAGCAATAGAAAAAATTGGAAAGCTGAACTTGCTTCCACATCCGGAAGGTGGATATTACAGGGAAACTTATCGCTCAAGCGAATTAGTTTTAGAAGACTCTCTACCAAAGAGATATAAAGGAAACCGCAATCTTAGTACATCAATCTATTTTTTACTTGAAGGAGAACAATACTCAAAATTTCATCGGCTTAAGAGTGATGAGATATGGCATTTTTACAGTGGCAGTTCTTTAACTATTCATTCAATAGATCAAAATGGAAATTATAAAAAAGTAAGGATAAGCAGTTCATTGGAGGATGGGGATTTTCCCCAAGTTGTTATTCCTTCCGGAGTTTGGTTTAGTGCAGAGCTTAATGAAAAGGATTCTTTTGCCTTAATCGGTTGTACGGTATCTCCAGGATTTGATTTTGATGATTTTGAGTTGGGGAGAAAAGACGATTTATTAATACAATTCCCAAAGTACAAATCATTAATTGAAAAGTTAACTTAG
- a CDS encoding HAMP domain-containing sensor histidine kinase: MKLINKISYRLLINSFIMLVILAFFSFFLIDYILESEINDQLITTRNILVKNQLIQKQLVLSPIISIEKVNEGINNDVYKDTLIYDSNEHENEEFRELISYVKSSDGIFKIIVRSSLIEKEDLLLTILIIFLSVYLLFVVSLFVINKRSANKTLKPFYNALERIRSFSLSEKKLFTSEKSKIDEFNFLNEILQNLTEKIIKEYLQVKEFTDNASHEIQTPLAVIKSKLDLFIQKENLNEEQIELFRSIYNNVNKLIRLNKSLLLLTKIEGNQFSESTEIDLRKILEKEVEEIVELAQLNSITIEKEIISSPVISANEPLIVILIKNILTNSIKHNVKPGRIKLCLKENILFLENTGAELKENPERLFERFYKRVDSTESVGLGLAIVKQICLLYNFDISYKYRNGWHSISIQFIK, from the coding sequence ATGAAACTGATTAATAAAATAAGTTACCGGCTGCTTATAAATTCGTTTATTATGTTAGTTATACTTGCTTTCTTTTCTTTCTTTTTAATCGATTATATTCTTGAATCAGAAATTAATGACCAGCTGATAACAACCCGAAACATTCTTGTTAAAAACCAACTAATACAGAAACAATTAGTACTTTCCCCAATTATTTCTATTGAAAAGGTTAATGAAGGAATTAATAATGATGTTTATAAGGATACACTTATTTACGATTCCAACGAACATGAAAATGAAGAGTTCAGAGAATTGATTTCCTATGTGAAATCAAGCGATGGAATTTTTAAGATAATTGTCCGTTCTTCTTTAATCGAAAAGGAAGATTTATTATTAACCATACTGATAATATTTCTTTCTGTTTATCTTTTGTTTGTTGTGTCTTTGTTCGTTATTAATAAACGTAGCGCTAATAAAACATTAAAACCATTTTACAATGCCCTTGAACGCATCCGTTCTTTCAGTCTTTCAGAAAAGAAATTATTTACAAGTGAAAAGAGCAAAATTGATGAATTTAATTTCTTGAATGAGATATTACAGAACCTGACCGAAAAGATTATTAAAGAATATCTTCAGGTAAAAGAATTTACTGATAATGCTTCCCACGAAATTCAAACCCCGCTTGCAGTAATTAAATCAAAGCTGGATTTGTTTATTCAAAAAGAAAACCTGAATGAAGAACAGATAGAACTTTTTCGATCTATTTATAACAATGTGAACAAGTTAATTAGATTGAATAAATCGCTTCTTCTATTAACTAAGATAGAAGGAAATCAGTTTTCTGAATCAACTGAAATTGATTTGCGGAAAATATTGGAAAAAGAGGTTGAAGAAATAGTGGAGCTTGCCCAATTAAACTCTATTACGATTGAAAAAGAAATAATTTCTTCTCCTGTTATTTCAGCCAACGAACCTCTGATTGTAATCCTGATCAAAAACATTCTTACTAATTCTATTAAGCACAATGTTAAACCCGGTAGAATAAAACTTTGTCTTAAAGAAAATATTTTATTTTTAGAAAATACAGGTGCGGAATTAAAAGAGAATCCTGAAAGGCTATTTGAACGATTTTACAAAAGGGTGGATTCAACAGAATCGGTTGGGCTTGGGCTGGCAATAGTAAAACAGATTTGCTTATTGTACAATTTTGATATTAGTTACAAATATAGAAATGGATGGCACTCGATTTCGATTCAATTTATAAAGTAA
- a CDS encoding MFS transporter has protein sequence MIQQEKIELKSILNFTVIVASLGYFVDMYDLVLFGIVRVSSLKALGVTGDNLVNVGVYLLNMQMIGMLIGGILWGILGDKKGRVSVLFGSIALYSVANIANAFVTTPSAYAVMRFLSGVGLAGELGAAITLVGESLPQKTRGYGTAIVASVGIMGSVTAALVGDFLPWNTAYIVGGVLGLGLLLLRVKMFESGMYAKLKSTDVRKGDFLSLFTSKERLVKYVKCILIGLPTWYVVGVLITFSPEFAKHLNITGVISAGKSIMFTYIGLVFGDIVSGFGSQLIKSRKKIVFTFLSLTTIFVIVYLFSYGASVTYFYALCTVIGFSIGYWAVFVTIGSEQFGTNLRATVATTVPNFVRGATVPITLSFNALRTNLDIIHSAMIVGAVVMLIAFVSLYYMEESYHKDLNYLEKYD, from the coding sequence ATGATCCAACAAGAAAAAATTGAATTAAAATCCATTCTTAACTTTACAGTCATAGTAGCTTCCCTTGGATACTTTGTTGATATGTATGATCTTGTACTATTCGGCATTGTCCGTGTTTCAAGCTTAAAAGCCCTTGGTGTAACTGGCGATAACCTGGTTAATGTTGGCGTATATCTCCTCAATATGCAAATGATTGGAATGCTGATAGGTGGAATATTGTGGGGAATTTTAGGTGACAAAAAAGGAAGAGTTTCTGTTCTGTTTGGATCTATAGCTTTATACTCAGTTGCAAATATTGCTAATGCATTTGTTACTACTCCTTCAGCTTATGCAGTTATGAGATTTCTTTCAGGTGTTGGGCTTGCCGGAGAACTTGGTGCTGCAATAACACTTGTTGGTGAATCTCTTCCACAAAAAACAAGAGGCTATGGGACTGCAATTGTGGCGTCAGTTGGAATTATGGGATCTGTTACGGCTGCGTTGGTTGGCGATTTCCTACCCTGGAATACTGCCTACATTGTTGGCGGTGTTCTTGGTTTGGGTCTTCTTCTGCTCCGTGTAAAAATGTTTGAATCGGGTATGTATGCAAAACTTAAAAGTACCGATGTAAGAAAAGGTGATTTTCTTAGTCTCTTTACTTCAAAAGAAAGATTAGTAAAATATGTTAAATGTATTTTGATCGGTTTACCAACCTGGTATGTTGTTGGAGTACTGATTACTTTTTCACCAGAATTTGCAAAACATCTTAATATTACAGGAGTAATATCTGCCGGCAAATCAATAATGTTTACGTACATCGGTTTAGTTTTTGGTGATATTGTAAGCGGTTTTGGCAGCCAATTAATTAAAAGCAGAAAGAAAATCGTTTTTACTTTTTTATCTCTTACAACAATTTTTGTAATTGTCTACCTTTTTTCATACGGTGCTTCGGTTACATATTTTTATGCTTTATGTACAGTGATTGGTTTTTCAATTGGGTATTGGGCGGTGTTTGTTACAATAGGCTCAGAACAATTTGGGACTAATCTACGAGCAACTGTTGCAACAACAGTCCCAAATTTTGTAAGAGGTGCTACTGTTCCAATCACTCTTTCCTTTAATGCACTTCGTACCAATTTAGATATTATACACAGCGCAATGATTGTTGGTGCAGTAGTTATGCTTATCGCCTTCGTCTCGCTTTACTATATGGAAGAATCTTATCACAAGGATTTGAATTACCTTGAGAAATATGATTAA
- a CDS encoding MBL fold metallo-hydrolase, whose product MEKPKLNYKKILLICAIFIAAVITTVVIYYYLYLNYGERVSERISDNIIVINDLFTSMYLVKTNDGYFAIDTGYYESTLEKGLKYNFILPGDVKAVLLTHSDFDHQGGIELLKHAKYYLSKEENNMILNKTRRLKFIPFISNSLKIDKYSLLNDNEEFYIGNRKIKCISLPGHTYGSMGYLVDDKYLFTGDAFRIKNGKLSLPYIKILAMNIDSMKYSLRKVAQLNGIKFIFSSHSGFTNDFDFAVSDWKK is encoded by the coding sequence ATGGAAAAACCTAAATTAAATTATAAAAAAATCTTGCTGATATGTGCAATATTTATAGCTGCAGTAATAACAACTGTTGTGATCTATTATTATTTATATCTGAATTATGGTGAGCGTGTGTCCGAAAGAATTTCTGATAATATAATTGTTATTAATGATCTGTTCACAAGTATGTATCTTGTTAAAACTAATGATGGTTATTTTGCTATAGACACTGGTTATTATGAAAGTACTTTGGAAAAAGGACTGAAGTATAATTTTATACTTCCTGGTGATGTTAAAGCCGTGCTTTTAACCCATTCCGATTTTGATCACCAGGGCGGGATTGAATTATTAAAACATGCAAAATATTATTTATCCAAAGAAGAAAACAACATGATCTTGAATAAAACAAGGCGCTTAAAATTTATTCCCTTCATTTCAAATTCACTCAAAATTGATAAATATTCTTTATTAAATGATAATGAAGAATTTTATATCGGCAATAGAAAGATTAAATGCATTTCTTTACCGGGGCATACATATGGCTCGATGGGTTACCTGGTTGATGATAAATATTTGTTTACAGGGGATGCCTTCCGAATTAAGAATGGTAAGCTTTCATTACCGTATATTAAAATACTTGCTATGAACATTGATTCAATGAAATATAGTTTAAGAAAAGTTGCTCAACTCAACGGCATCAAATTTATATTTTCATCTCATTCAGGTTTTACAAACGATTTTGATTTTGCAGTATCTGATTGGAAAAAATAA
- a CDS encoding DUF2892 domain-containing protein — translation MKKNVGGLDKNIRIGLAIIIFAAGLYFQSWWGLIGFGPLLTGLFSFCPLYAILGINSCKVKSTKS, via the coding sequence ATGAAAAAGAACGTTGGTGGATTAGATAAAAATATTAGGATTGGTCTTGCAATAATTATATTTGCCGCAGGTTTATACTTCCAAAGCTGGTGGGGATTGATTGGATTTGGTCCACTGCTAACTGGCTTATTTAGCTTCTGTCCACTTTATGCTATCCTTGGTATAAACTCTTGTAAAGTGAAATCAACAAAATCTTAA
- a CDS encoding plastocyanin/azurin family copper-binding protein → MKTQINFAKESFLVMLLFFVIGIVGCSKNDSVTNPYGNGGNTTPGADEVWMQGSAFNPRTKTVAVGTTVTWTNKDGVIHTVTSGIPGTPDGLFNSGNLSQGGVFSHKFDSKGTFKYYCIPHQSFMTATIIVQ, encoded by the coding sequence TTGAAAACTCAAATAAATTTTGCCAAAGAATCTTTTTTAGTAATGTTACTTTTTTTTGTAATTGGAATAGTTGGTTGCAGTAAAAACGATTCTGTAACTAATCCCTATGGTAATGGTGGTAATACTACTCCCGGTGCTGATGAAGTCTGGATGCAGGGATCCGCATTCAATCCCCGCACAAAAACTGTAGCTGTAGGAACAACTGTAACCTGGACTAATAAGGATGGTGTGATTCATACTGTAACAAGTGGTATCCCGGGGACTCCGGATGGATTATTTAATTCTGGTAATCTTAGTCAAGGTGGAGTTTTTTCCCATAAATTTGATAGCAAAGGAACCTTTAAATATTATTGCATTCCACACCAGAGTTTTATGACCGCAACAATAATTGTTCAATAG
- a CDS encoding DMT family transporter, producing MHYIGEISALLTAILWSATSIFFSEASLRAGSLQVNITRLILATIYLAITIPIMNLSLSLSSSQIINLVLSGIIGLIFGDTYLFKAFQHIGPRLSMLVMSLAPAVAAILAYFFLGEDISLLGIFGIIITIAGIAIVVLQREEHPTSKYKISKIGILYAFFGAVGQGVGLIFAKLAFNEGEINSFVAAFFRIFSSVIIMLPIALLTKKYDNPFKVFSKDKIALAFTTAGSICGPYLGITLSLVAISNTSVGIAATIMSIVPILLLPIVRIYYKEKLTWISIVGAFITVGGIAILFLR from the coding sequence TTGCATTACATCGGTGAAATAAGTGCACTTTTAACCGCAATACTTTGGTCGGCAACCTCAATATTTTTTTCCGAAGCATCTTTACGTGCTGGCTCCTTGCAGGTAAATATTACGCGGTTAATTCTTGCTACAATTTATTTGGCAATAACAATCCCGATAATGAACCTGTCATTAAGTTTATCTTCTTCTCAAATCATAAATCTGGTGTTGAGTGGAATAATTGGATTAATATTCGGAGATACTTATTTATTCAAAGCATTCCAACATATTGGTCCCAGACTAAGTATGCTTGTTATGTCACTTGCTCCAGCGGTTGCCGCCATCCTTGCTTACTTTTTTTTAGGTGAAGACATATCATTGCTGGGAATTTTTGGAATTATTATAACGATAGCTGGAATTGCGATTGTTGTCTTGCAAAGAGAAGAACATCCAACTTCAAAATATAAAATAAGCAAAATAGGAATTCTTTATGCGTTCTTTGGAGCAGTTGGGCAGGGAGTAGGATTAATTTTTGCAAAACTTGCATTTAATGAAGGAGAAATAAATAGTTTTGTTGCTGCATTTTTCAGGATATTTTCATCGGTAATTATTATGCTGCCGATAGCTTTATTGACAAAAAAATATGATAATCCGTTTAAAGTATTTTCTAAAGATAAAATAGCTTTAGCGTTTACAACAGCTGGATCCATATGCGGTCCGTACTTAGGAATTACCTTAAGTCTTGTTGCAATCTCAAATACAAGTGTTGGAATTGCAGCAACAATTATGTCTATTGTCCCGATTCTTCTTCTTCCAATTGTAAGGATTTATTACAAAGAAAAATTAACCTGGATTTCAATTGTAGGTGCATTTATAACAGTCGGGGGGATTGCTATTCTATTCCTAAGGTGA
- a CDS encoding O-acetyl-ADP-ribose deacetylase — protein sequence MQDRIIIDQGDITTLKVGAIVNAANRTLLGGGGVDGAIHRAAGKHLLDECKTLGGCDTGDAKITKGYDLPAKFVIHTVGPVWNGGNYDEDKLLASCYTKSLELAVKNKVESIAFPSISTGAYGFPFERAARIAIRETIKFLQNVIAIKKVIFVCFNKTDYECYIRLINEIQKSP from the coding sequence ATGCAAGATAGAATCATTATTGATCAGGGAGATATTACTACTTTAAAAGTTGGTGCAATTGTAAATGCTGCAAACAGAACATTGCTTGGAGGTGGTGGAGTTGATGGTGCAATTCACAGAGCAGCTGGTAAACATTTATTGGATGAATGTAAAACTCTTGGTGGATGTGATACCGGTGATGCAAAAATTACTAAAGGATATGATCTTCCAGCTAAGTTTGTTATTCATACTGTTGGACCAGTGTGGAATGGTGGAAATTATGATGAGGATAAACTTTTAGCAAGTTGCTATACAAAATCTTTAGAGCTTGCAGTGAAAAATAAAGTTGAATCAATCGCTTTTCCATCTATAAGTACAGGAGCATACGGATTTCCATTTGAAAGAGCTGCAAGAATTGCAATAAGAGAAACAATAAAATTTCTTCAGAATGTTATTGCAATTAAAAAAGTAATCTTCGTTTGTTTTAATAAAACAGATTATGAATGCTACATTAGGTTGATTAATGAAATTCAAAAATCACCTTAG
- a CDS encoding response regulator transcription factor: MKILVVEDELDLKNSILTFIKQDGFLCEGVSKYEHALEKVNLYEFDCFIIDITLPDGNGLDLINKIKQIQPQAGIIIISAKNSLEDKITGLDLGADDYLTKPFHLAELNSRINSVLRRRFYQGKDEIKLNEMMILPDRHELLIKENKIDLTKREFDLLMYLVTNKEKVITKEAIAEHIWGDDSNSFDNFDFIYTHIKNLRKKISDYGGGDYIKSIYGLGYKFTLE, translated from the coding sequence ATGAAAATACTTGTTGTTGAAGATGAACTTGATCTTAAGAACTCCATCCTTACTTTTATAAAACAAGACGGTTTTTTATGTGAAGGAGTTTCAAAGTATGAACACGCTTTGGAAAAGGTTAATCTTTATGAGTTCGATTGCTTTATAATTGATATAACTTTGCCGGATGGCAATGGTTTGGATTTAATAAACAAAATAAAGCAAATTCAACCTCAGGCTGGGATAATTATTATCTCTGCAAAGAACAGTTTAGAGGATAAAATAACCGGACTGGATCTTGGTGCTGACGATTACTTAACGAAACCATTTCATCTTGCAGAATTAAACTCCAGAATTAATTCAGTTTTACGGCGTAGATTTTACCAGGGAAAAGATGAAATAAAGCTGAACGAAATGATGATTTTACCGGATAGGCACGAATTACTTATTAAAGAAAATAAAATTGATTTAACTAAAAGGGAATTTGATCTCCTAATGTATCTGGTTACAAATAAAGAAAAAGTTATTACAAAGGAAGCAATTGCGGAGCACATCTGGGGTGATGATTCCAATTCATTTGACAATTTTGATTTTATTTACACGCATATTAAAAATCTTCGCAAAAAAATTTCTGATTATGGTGGTGGTGATTATATAAAATCTATTTATGGATTAGGATACAAATTTACATTAGAATGA
- a CDS encoding TolC family protein, whose translation MKKSVVLFFLLLLKTIFAQHNLEFFLQEAYKNNPQLKEFSQSFINTRLERELINAENVLPKISLTANYLFAPFFNNNGKIISTNPGANAIGYDVGITNGGLYSAQINLEKNLFNGYLTDALEQQILIKDGAVKNNIILLKHELEKQVTDIYLQTYLSFKLLNLENEILSSIKKEESIAAILLTSGLLKESEILLLKIEVDNQTNAINNSTVQFRTNLNQLLILCDIKDTSITQIDSVELKLVNASKESFFNKKFENDSLALLNQQTIFESKYQPQVSLFFNTGLNAIEIEGIQRKFGLSAGINFSMPIFDGNQKSITRQQNDLSLKSISFYKEYFSNQLNNQRKNSLDKIQSQKNNLNNLQNQIKNYEKVILISESELKQGNISMVDYLTILKNFIELKKNFITVQFEYQSEINSYNYWNW comes from the coding sequence ATGAAAAAATCAGTAGTTTTATTTTTTTTATTGTTACTTAAAACAATATTTGCGCAGCATAATCTGGAATTCTTTCTACAGGAGGCTTACAAAAATAATCCACAATTAAAAGAATTTTCACAATCGTTCATAAATACCAGGTTAGAACGTGAATTAATAAACGCAGAAAATGTACTGCCTAAAATAAGTTTAACCGCTAATTATTTGTTTGCTCCCTTTTTTAACAATAATGGTAAAATAATTTCTACAAATCCAGGTGCGAATGCCATTGGTTATGATGTTGGTATAACCAACGGCGGTTTATATTCTGCACAAATTAATCTTGAGAAAAATTTATTCAACGGTTACCTTACAGATGCCCTTGAGCAGCAAATTTTAATAAAGGATGGCGCAGTAAAAAACAATATAATCTTACTAAAGCACGAACTTGAAAAACAGGTTACAGATATTTATTTGCAAACGTACCTTTCCTTTAAGCTGCTTAATCTTGAGAATGAAATCCTTTCTTCCATTAAAAAAGAAGAATCGATTGCTGCTATTTTATTAACGAGCGGATTGTTAAAGGAATCCGAAATATTATTATTGAAAATTGAAGTTGACAATCAAACTAATGCAATCAACAATTCCACGGTGCAGTTCAGAACAAATCTTAACCAGCTTTTAATTTTGTGTGATATAAAAGATACTTCGATTACTCAAATCGATTCGGTTGAACTTAAACTGGTTAATGCTTCTAAAGAATCATTTTTTAATAAGAAATTTGAAAATGACAGCCTAGCATTATTAAATCAGCAAACTATATTCGAATCAAAGTACCAGCCTCAGGTTTCTCTTTTCTTTAATACCGGATTGAATGCCATAGAGATTGAAGGTATTCAGCGTAAGTTTGGATTGAGTGCCGGAATAAATTTTTCAATGCCTATCTTCGATGGTAACCAGAAATCTATTACGCGTCAACAGAATGATCTCTCACTCAAATCCATTTCATTCTATAAAGAATATTTTTCTAATCAGCTAAACAACCAACGGAAAAATTCGCTGGATAAAATCCAATCACAGAAAAACAATCTTAATAATCTTCAGAACCAAATTAAAAATTATGAAAAAGTTATTTTAATATCGGAATCTGAATTGAAGCAAGGAAATATTTCGATGGTGGATTATCTGACCATCCTTAAAAACTTTATTGAGCTAAAGAAAAATTTTATTACCGTGCAATTCGAGTATCAGTCAGAAATAAACAGCTATAATTATTGGAACTGGTAA
- a CDS encoding dipeptidase, whose product MKKYFLYIPLFAACLIIIGCGAAKSLTELSDEASELHKEMLTIDTHTDTPLRLLYDNFDISKKHDSITDDSKLDFPRMKSGGLDAAFFAAYIAQGPRTSEGNEKAKERIMRLIDTIKTVIQKNSTLSSLALSSADAYRIKSDNKAAIYIGIENGYAIGNDPSLIKKYYDLGVRYITLCHTKNNDICDSSTDPDSVKHNGLSDFGKRVVDEMNKTGMIIDISHVSDKTFLDVIKLSKVPVIASHSCARSICNSPRNLSDSLLKKLADNGGVIQICILSDYVKTFSGNLKRDSAFAVFRAKYPKSDTLTSEIQLLIAKEKAELEKLYPRILATVSDVVDHIDHIVNVAGIDHVGIGTDFDGGGEVTGCFDVSEMKNITIELLKRGYSKNDIRKIWGENFMRVFRKVEEFAGKNNGNI is encoded by the coding sequence ATGAAAAAGTACTTTCTTTATATCCCGCTATTTGCTGCTTGTTTAATTATTATTGGCTGCGGTGCTGCTAAAAGTTTAACGGAGCTTAGCGATGAAGCTTCGGAATTGCATAAGGAAATGTTAACAATAGATACTCACACAGATACCCCACTAAGGCTTTTGTATGATAATTTCGATATAAGTAAAAAACATGATTCCATAACAGATGACAGTAAGTTAGATTTTCCGAGAATGAAATCTGGTGGATTAGATGCCGCATTTTTTGCCGCTTATATTGCACAAGGTCCCAGAACTTCTGAGGGAAATGAAAAAGCAAAAGAAAGGATAATGAGATTAATTGATACAATTAAAACCGTGATTCAAAAAAATTCCACGCTTTCATCTTTAGCGCTTAGTTCAGCAGATGCGTACAGAATAAAATCAGATAATAAAGCAGCTATTTACATTGGGATAGAGAATGGATATGCAATTGGCAATGATCCATCACTGATAAAAAAATATTATGATCTTGGTGTAAGATACATAACTCTTTGCCACACAAAAAATAATGACATTTGTGATTCATCTACCGATCCTGATTCAGTTAAGCATAATGGTTTAAGTGATTTCGGCAAAAGAGTAGTTGATGAGATGAATAAAACCGGAATGATAATAGATATTTCGCATGTATCCGATAAAACATTTCTTGATGTAATTAAATTATCAAAGGTACCTGTAATTGCTTCACATTCGTGCGCGCGTTCAATCTGTAATAGTCCCCGAAATCTTTCAGACTCGCTCCTTAAAAAGCTAGCTGATAATGGCGGGGTAATACAAATATGCATTTTAAGCGATTATGTAAAAACTTTTTCAGGCAATCTTAAAAGAGATTCTGCATTTGCAGTTTTCCGTGCTAAATACCCAAAGTCTGATACACTTACATCGGAGATTCAATTATTAATTGCTAAAGAAAAAGCTGAATTAGAAAAGTTATATCCACGCATTCTTGCCACAGTTTCTGATGTAGTAGATCATATTGATCACATAGTAAATGTTGCCGGGATTGATCATGTAGGTATTGGAACTGACTTTGATGGTGGAGGTGAAGTAACCGGATGCTTTGATGTTAGTGAAATGAAGAACATTACAATTGAATTATTAAAGCGAGGATATTCCAAAAATGATATTAGAAAAATATGGGGCGAAAATTTTATGAGAGTTTTTAGAAAAGTTGAAGAATTTGCAGGCAAAAACAACGGTAACATTTAG